The genomic window GTGTTTGATGATGGCTCATTTTAGAGTTATTAAATTTGGCTATTCATAGCCCAATTAGTTACATTTTATTTTCAGTCCAATTTTCAAGTGAGTATTTTTGTCGGCAACTTACCCTTCCGCGCTGAGCAGGAAGATGTCATTGAATTGTTTTCTCCCTTTGGGGAGGTGGCAAATTGTTCTTTACCTTTAGAACGAGATACAGGACGCAAAAGAGGTTTTGCTTTTGTTGAGATGGCTGATGAAGCAGTTGAAGCTTCAGCAATTGAATCTCTACAAGGTGCTGAGCTTATGGGTCGCCCTTTAAGAATAAACAAAGCTGAACCTCGAGGCAGTGCTCCTAGAAGAGGCGGTGGCGGTTATGGCGGTGGCGGCCAAGGCGGTGGCTACGGCGGCGGTGGTTATGGCGGTGGCGGCCAAGGCGGTGGCTACGGCGGTGGCGGTTATGGCGGTGGCGGCCAAGGCGGTGGCTACGGCGGTGGCGGTTATGGCGGTGGCGGCCAAGGCGGTGGCTACGGCGGTGGTGGCCAAGTTGATCAATCAGCTCAAGACAGACCTTCTGGCGCTAAAGGTTGGGAAGATCGTAGTCATGGCAATGCTTCACAGGATGCTAATGGCTTTGATCAAGGTCGCAGTAGAAGAAGAAGAGGTGCTTCGCCTGAAGGAGGAGATGATTCTTCCGTAGATTATGGTGGCGCAGAAAGTTAAAAGTTTTTGCTACTTATTTCTATAGCCCTGCATCTTCAAGTTGTAGGGCTATTTTTTTTAAAACTGAAATATCTGCTTTACTATTTTGACATTTTTCGCTTAATTCTTGTCTTAACATTTTTGCATTGGGTATGTTTTCTATTAGATTTAAAATGTGTTTAGCCATATTCCAAAGTCTTCCATCATTCTCTAGATGTTTTTGAGTAAAAGGAATAATTTTTTTAATTATTTTTGACCTCGTAAGATACTCCTCTTTTTCTCCATAAATTTTTGAATCTATTTCTTTCCAAATGTATGGATGAGAATATGCAGCTCGACCAACCATCGCACCATCAAATGTTTGTAAAGCTCTTAGACATTCATTTATTGTATTAATACCTCCATTAAGTTCGATTATTAATTCAGGTCTTTTGTTTTTTAATTTTTGAACTCTTTCGTATTGAAGAGGTGGAATTGTACGATTCTCTTTAGGATTTAATCCATTGAGCCAAGCTTTTCTTGCGTGAACTATAAATCTGTCTGCTCCTGCAATTGAGCAAATATCTACAAATTTGATTAGGTAATCATCACTGTCAAGATTATCAATACCTAACCTATGTTTTACAGTGATTGGGATATTGCATGATTTTTTCATTCTTTCAATACAATTAGCCACTATTTTTGGCTTTCCCATCAGGCAAGCGCCAAAGTTGCCTGATTTTACTTTTGGACTTGGGCATCCAATATTCAAATTAATTTCGTCATAACCCCAATCTTCTGCCATTTCTGCCGCTTCAGCTAAAAGAATTGGATTGTCTCCTGCAAGTTGTATTGAAATAGGGTGTTCAATTTCATCAAAATCTAATAACTTCTTTCTATTTTTGCTGTAATGAAGAGCTTGAGCGACAATCATTTCTGTATATAAAAGTGATCGTTCTGTTATTTGCCGCATTAGGACACGAAAGTGCCTATCTGTGCAATCCATCATTGGAGCAATACTTATTCGATAGCTAGCTAATTCATTCGTTGTAGAAGATTTGGAAATCATTTTCTATAATTTAATTTTTCACCTTTTAAGGAGTAATTTTATTAATATTTACCGAACTGAAAAATTTCTTTGAACCGTAGATTTTTAATGATTGGATTTTTGAATACTCTTTTGGGTTTTATTATCAAACCTAAAAGTGCTTTTGCTTCATCTAAACCTATGAATAACTATAAAACTTTAACTGATTCAGATTGGGAAAAGCGCTTATCCAAAGAGGCATATTATGTTTTGCGGAAAGAAGGAACAGAAAGGCCGTTTTCAAGTCCATTGAACGATGAAAAAAGGAAAGGAATTTTTCGTTGTGCTGGATGTGGACTTGCTTTATTCTCTTCAAAAACAAAATTTGATAGTGGAACAGGTTGGCCAAGCTTTTTCGATCATTTACCTGATGCAATCGAAACAAAAACAGATTTTAAATTAATTGTTCCACGAACTGAATACCATTGTCGAAGTTGTGGTGGGCATCAGGGGCATGTTTTTAATGATGGTCCAAGGCCAACTGGTAAAAGGTATTGCAATAATGGGGTCGCTATTGTATTTGAGGTTGATTCTTAAATTATTACCCAACTAATTGATAGGTGTGGGCTTCCGTAGCTTGTATAAAAAACTCTTTGCTATCAACATGTATTAATAGCCAATCAAATTATATGAATTCAGACGTTCCTTCATCAGAACAGGAATTACCTCAGGATGGTTCATCAGAAAATGATTCCGATGAAAATTCTGTAAGTTCTGAAACAACTAGTGAATCATCCAATAAAGTTGAACTACCTAACAGTTCTCAAGTTGAACCTCAATTGAATAATGATTCTATAGATTCAGCTAATGATCAATCTTCAACAGCATCTGATCAAAAAATAAAAGTTCCAGATACTGAAGCGAGATTACAGCAATTAGAAAAAGAGTATGAGACTCTCAATGGTCAGTATATGAGGATAGCTGCTGATTTTGATAATTTCCGAAAGCGTCAGACAAGGGATCAGGATGATTTAAAAATCCAACTTACTTGTAGCACGCTAAGCGAAATTCTCCCTGTTGTTGATAATTTCGAAAGAGCTAGACAACAATTAAATCCTGAGGGTGAAGAAGCTCAAGCATTGCATCGAAGCTATCAAGGACTTTATAAACAATTGGTTGAGGTTCTAAAGCAATTAGGTGTTGCTCCAATGCG from Prochlorococcus marinus XMU1408 includes these protein-coding regions:
- the dusA gene encoding tRNA dihydrouridine(20/20a) synthase DusA; the encoded protein is MISKSSTTNELASYRISIAPMMDCTDRHFRVLMRQITERSLLYTEMIVAQALHYSKNRKKLLDFDEIEHPISIQLAGDNPILLAEAAEMAEDWGYDEINLNIGCPSPKVKSGNFGACLMGKPKIVANCIERMKKSCNIPITVKHRLGIDNLDSDDYLIKFVDICSIAGADRFIVHARKAWLNGLNPKENRTIPPLQYERVQKLKNKRPELIIELNGGINTINECLRALQTFDGAMVGRAAYSHPYIWKEIDSKIYGEKEEYLTRSKIIKKIIPFTQKHLENDGRLWNMAKHILNLIENIPNAKMLRQELSEKCQNSKADISVLKKIALQLEDAGL
- the msrB gene encoding peptide-methionine (R)-S-oxide reductase MsrB, which gives rise to MIGFLNTLLGFIIKPKSAFASSKPMNNYKTLTDSDWEKRLSKEAYYVLRKEGTERPFSSPLNDEKRKGIFRCAGCGLALFSSKTKFDSGTGWPSFFDHLPDAIETKTDFKLIVPRTEYHCRSCGGHQGHVFNDGPRPTGKRYCNNGVAIVFEVDS
- a CDS encoding RNA recognition motif domain-containing protein; the encoded protein is MSIFVGNLPFRAEQEDVIELFSPFGEVANCSLPLERDTGRKRGFAFVEMADEAVEASAIESLQGAELMGRPLRINKAEPRGSAPRRGGGGYGGGGQGGGYGGGGYGGGGQGGGYGGGGYGGGGQGGGYGGGGYGGGGQGGGYGGGGQVDQSAQDRPSGAKGWEDRSHGNASQDANGFDQGRSRRRRGASPEGGDDSSVDYGGAES
- the grpE gene encoding nucleotide exchange factor GrpE; this encodes MNSDVPSSEQELPQDGSSENDSDENSVSSETTSESSNKVELPNSSQVEPQLNNDSIDSANDQSSTASDQKIKVPDTEARLQQLEKEYETLNGQYMRIAADFDNFRKRQTRDQDDLKIQLTCSTLSEILPVVDNFERARQQLNPEGEEAQALHRSYQGLYKQLVEVLKQLGVAPMRVVDQTFDPSLHEAVMREPSEEKAEDIVLEELQRGYHLNGRVLRHALVKVSMGPGPKAANEEISDQSSSNQEQNEPSENLINDEN